The DNA window attCTTATATGTCTACATGTGTTGTATACAAGACAGTGACATCACTTCTACGTGCAATGTCATTTCATAGGTGCATGTTTGCTATTTTTATCAGTGCTGAATCCCTTTTTGTGTACATCTGGCTAgctcttaatgctaagctagacAAGCGTCACAATATGTTCATTACACTGATACAAGCAGCATCTTAACATCATATGGCTCTACTTGTTTTAATTGAATCATGCTACCATGAACTACAATGCAACACCATGCTGTAATGTCGAGCAACCAATCTTCTTTCAGTGTCAtgttatttcaatgtttttttagtttttctacCACCTCAACGGCTGTCTTTTTCAGAGGTCATGGATCAGTGCTTAACTTTTCTGAGAACTTAAAGGTCTTCTCTAAAAGAGAAGCTTAACAGATTGGTCTTAACATCAGAAGTTGAAGTTGACAAACAGACTCTAGGTCCACTTACTTGGAAAGTAAAGAGTAAATACATTGCAACAAAACCATGCCTGCTAATGAAAGTGAAATGATACAGTTATAAGCTTCTCAAATGGGTTCAATGTCCTTGAATGGAGGTCTGTTTAGCATTAAGGCCATTCAATAAACAGGCCCGTTCCACTGATGATCACAGAAAAGCACATGTGTAAATAACATGCTTAATACATACCATTAGTCGTCAGTTTCAGGGTCGTGGGTTCTGTCCAAAATACCTCCCTTGTTAGCTCATCACGGAAGTCATGGGCCCCCCTGTAAAGTGAGCAGCTGGTTGAGattattttgttgaattttAAATCATCGTCGTTTCGTGTCATCACTGCCAGGTGTAGAGCTGTGCAACTGCAAATGTCTCTTCTGAAATGTGGTgcaatgcatcatgggaaaGTAGCTTTCTTGGACACTGCCGTTCTGTTTCCATAGGGAACTTTTAAGAGCACTTTGGAGTGGATAAAATTAGCATACTCAAAATCCAACCCCTTAATAAAATGGCAGACCGTTAATGTACTGTTTAGTAAATAGGGAGTCATTTTAGACATGAAAACaatcttttctgttgtttaatgATATTGCTTACATCTGCACTTTTCTTATTATGACAAGAGAAGGTGCCTTTTGTGAAAGGGGCTATTTGGGAGAAAATACATGtacagcattttctttttaaatatagtatgtatttgtttaaatatattcagTAGATTTATAAGAATCAATACAGTGAGCCACATAATGTAAAAACTCAGTTGTAGAATACATGCATTTATCTACATTCCACCTCAGGATTAATGATAACTTGTATAATGATGCTTACCATCGCTTGTGCAAGACTGCCTCCGCAGACAACCACTCTTCCTTGCCGTCTCACAACCTAAATCATCTTAACACCTGAAGACTGTGCAGGAGAAATGTAACACCCTCGGACGACCTACTTACGCCGCAGCAGCGTCTCATTTACATGcgtacacacacaaattcaccCTGCACTGACCTGGATCGTCTTTATTTTATGCAGCGACACATACACAAAATTTGGCAGTCCCATGAAAGAGGCAGCTCAGGTGCAGGCTGCTATAAAAGCCCTTCTTTCACTCTCCTCCTGATGGATTTAGGTTACTCTCTCACGTACgtactctgtgtctctgtgcagaCTGAAATGTCATATGGCCGGTTGATTGGACAGCGAGAGGCCCGCTGGGAGGGGAAAAGGTGATGAAAGGATGTGCTGGTAAAACAAGTTTGCAGCCCTCATTGTGTGCAGGCACAGAGGCAGACAGCTCTGTTCAAGGTCCCCGATTCTGCCTTTTGTGCCAGTTTCTTTGTGAATCTGGGTCAACTCCAGAACACTTTTCCCCCCACAACAATCTGTCTGCTTCAGTTTAACATTGCTCACTTCTAGCCTCCCCTGATCTCATGCTCTCATTTCTCTCGGATGGCTTTATATATTTAGATAACAAATCGTTCACTCTTTTACAGCCAGAAATGTAAATCAATTCAAGTTAAACTGGCTATTCCGGCTGCTTCATTAAAAAGGCCATCTTCGctgatgatatgtttttgtgATTTACCTTCAACTTGGACAGCGACCAGCTgatggttataaaaaaaactggattgGTCCCAGTGTGTGTGAGGCCATATTGATTGTTTTGTTCCTGGGGTTCAGATGAGCAAGCAGAGGTTCAGAGATACTGTGGAGAGATTTCTTCCCAGACAGGAAATGACctcccagagagagagggggcttCCCCAAGGGTTGTATTTCTCTCTGCCGCTCATGTACAGACCCTTAGTCATACACAGCTATAATGTCTGCCTATAAAGTCTTCCAAAAGATATGAATGAGACTGAGTCCAATCAGGGAGTGTTTGGAGTCTCCGCTTTGTGCTGAAAGACACTTACAGCTCTGCACAGAAAACCTCTGCTTCCCTTGCTTCTCGAGGGGAAATGCATCTGTATGTgcatgaatgtgtctgtgtgactgtgagtaatgactgctTATTCTTCCCTTAGttgaaaaatacaactttttttgacATGCCCATCAAATGTTGCAATTGAGAGTACCAGTCAAATAGGCTACCTCAAAAAGCTAAAAGTAACAACTGGATAAACAAGCTAAAAACCTAGAAGTCATAACTGTTCAAGATAACTCAACGTAGTTTAGGATAGCATAATGGATAAGAAGCTAAAGTACTTTGTTAATAAGATGAATAAGTTCAAATTGTGAAACTGTTAGACTGTAAGATGAAAGCAAAGGGTTGAAAGTTGGAACAGTTAGCTAATGCTATAGCTAAAATCAaaaacttaataaaaacagctcaaaggaacagtTAATACACGGAGGCTTAGCCACGGTGCGCCCGAAGGGACAATATAGCGTTAAATATGTGATTGTTTGGGacttaaaaaaagcatttaagTCCTTAACTTACACagttaactagttaatgctgacagacCTAGTTTAAAATAAGCCATAAACCTTTTTGGTATAAACGCAGCCtaatacattttcagtttaattAGCCTAGCTACAAGCTATATTATCCATTTACTTTTGTATGGTAAAGTTAAAGCCAAAGTTAATGAATAAGCAGAGGAGCAGTTAgcaaaaaattaaattgaatgGTGAATTCGTTCAAATGAACTTGTAAAAAGTAAGCTAAATGTAGATTAAATGTTTTGGGTGTTGCCACTCGAAGAAGTCTAGTGCACATGAAGAAAGAGAACATATTTGATGACTCaattgaggggaaaaaaagaacaagtaaATAGGTTACCATTTAGAGCAATGGCTTATTTaggcatttttttaacatgacattTTGTAGTCATTAAAAGCTTGAGCTCAGTAGGAACCACTGATCTGACATGAAGTTGTGTGCATGTCAGTAAGCGTTCTACCACATGCAGGCTACCATACATGCTCAGATGTCTTGGCAGTAACACTTCCTGCTGTACAAACTGGACTGGAACATAAACCTTCATGTACACTGTAGACATTCATTCCTCACTCTGCAAATTTCTGCACACAAACTTTTCATGCTTTCCTCATCCCGCATTTGTTTCCCCTCTTTCAAGTTAGAGATCTTTCCCTcagatctggcacctctcctcGTCAGACCCAGTCACACACTTCACGAACCAAACTCCTAATCTGCAAATGTGTACCATCTGTGCTCCTTATGGTCCCCGGACCAGGCGCGTTAATGAGAGAATGGTAAATTATAGTTGAGCTGCATGAAAATAGTGTACTTCACAGACTGCTGATGTGATGAGTGTAGTTTATGGTCACTTTGTGTAAGCAATGTTCAGGTTTGGTGTCCTCTGGCTTGCAGAATGCATCACATGGATGTCCGCTGTGCTACAGCTGTTTTatgaatattcatttttataGCGAACAAATGACGATTTGAATCACAGCATTTCGTTCAACTTCGTTTCTCTGGGTTGCTCTGCCTGCTCCCCGCTGCGAGGAAATCCGAGACTTCGGAGTAATTCTCTCAGGATTCCGTgggaaggaaatcttcctgactgTTTTGTCCATACCAGGGATCTAATCCAGATCTCAGACCCCCGGTGGCTGCGGGGGCGCGCAGGAAACTCGGTCAAAGGCTTtctcaacctctctctctctctctcactgtaaaatctggttgtgtgtgtgcgcgtgtgtgtgcgcgcgcgtgtgatTAGCTGCGTGCACGCGTAAAGCTCTGGCTCTCGTGCGTCAAGACTGGTGCACATCTGTTTTTGGCAGGGTCGCAGAGTTGCGGGGGAGGGACTACTTGAGTGTGTGTtaacgtgagtgtgtgtgtgtgtgtgtgtgtgtgtgtgtgtgtgtgtgtgtgtgtgtgtgtgtgtgtgtgtgtgtgtgtgtgtgtgtgtgtgcgcacactcTATGCCTgaactctgttttctctttttgcgGAACTCTGTAATTCGCTGCAGATGACCACTTGGGGGGATAGAGGCTTAACTGGGCCAGTACCAGAGCGCACTGCACAAATTAATTTGCTCTTTAGATGATGCTAAGTGATGGAGCCGTGTGCCTGATGTGTCTTTCCACTTCTCAGAACAACAAGTGGAACATGGACGTGTGGATCTGCAGCgtaagagaggagaggggcGACTTCACCTGAAATACACAAAACGAATGCTGCGTCAGTCCCTGGCTGTGCCAGGCGCACTACGGGGATGGATACCGGCAATTTCCTGGcggggattttattttttctgctgtcGCTCAATGGCTTTATCTCTTCTTCACCGGCCCCAAGCTTTTGTCCCGACCGCTGTGAGTGTCAGCACCCCCAGCACCTCATGTGCACCAACCGCGGCTTGCACGCTGTGCCAGAACCTGGCACGCGGACGTCCGAGGAGGTGCTAATCTTTAGCCTGGGGGGCAACTTCATTAGTAACATCTCTGCCTTCGACTTCACACGGTACAGTAACCTAGTGAGACTGAATTTACAGTTCAATCAACTACAAACCATTCACCTAAAGGCATTTGAGAAGCTCTCCAAGTTGGAAGAGCTCTACTTGGGACATAATCTTTTATCAAATATGCCCCCGGGGACGTTACAGCCCCTCAAGAAGTTAACTATTCTCTATGGGAATAACAATGACATCAACAAAATCACAGCGGAGCTCTTTGCCAACTTGGGCAATCTTGTTAAATTGCGCCTTGATGGCAACTCGATAGAGGTTCTGCAGGACTccgtttttaaaagtttgccCAGTCTACATTATCTCCATCTGGAATTCAACAAACTGCAGCACATCCACAGAAACGCTTTCTGTCAACTCACTAACCTGCGCTTTCTAAACCTGGCGCACAACAAGCAGTCAGCCGTGCGCAATGCTCTCACTTTTTCCCAACTCAAAGCTTTGAAAACGTTGCTGCTGTCTGACAACGAAATTCAACATGTGGGAAACCACGTCTTTCAAAATCTGAAGAAGCTTTCCAAGTTGTCCCTCAGTAACAACAGAATCTCTCGTCTGGACAGCGAAGCTCTGAAGGGGCTGTCTTGCCTCAGAGAGTTTCTGATTGACGGCAACGAGCTAGAGGAAATCCCAGCCGGTCTGCTTGACTCTCTGGAGCGCGTCGAGGAGCTGGACTTTAGCCGCAACCGTATTTCCAATGTGGACTCTTTAGCCTTTTCTCAGCTTACACATCTGAGGGTGCtgaagctgaaaaacaacaTGCTCACGAGCCTGTCAGGGGACATTTTTTCCCTCAACAACGTGCTTTACGACCTGGatctccatggcaacaactGGACGTGCGACTGTCGCCTTGAGGAGCTGAAACGATGGATGACTGCTGCGCACTCCCAGGGCAAACTGTTGACTGTTTTCGTGCAGTGTCATTACCCAACAACTCTGAGGGGGAAATATCTGGACTATGTGAACAGCTCCCAGCTGCAGCCCCTCGGGAACTGGACCCACTTGTGTAAGAGCCAAGCTGGGCCAGAGGAGGGCAGAGAAGGGGGGGTGATGTTGACGACTGAGGTGAAAGGAAAGGGAATGACAATCAAGCAGAAGGAGAGGGATGAAGGACGCCAGGTGGTAGAGACAGAAGGTATACATTTGAGACGTGGGAATCGGGATGGGTCTATAATGAGGAAAGAGGAAGCCAAAATGTTACAACAAGGTCGGGAGGAGGCGGGAATCCAGGGAGACCAAGGGGGTCCAGAGGTGGCAGCATCCTCATCTttacaggagagaaagaaaccAAAGAAAGAGGCTGCTGGGAAACGTGCAAAGGGAAGACAAAGGTCAAATATAGTTACGACAACTGATCCACCTGTAACTTCTACACCAAGTCCTGCTGGAACCCAAGACGGGAACACCACTGATCCGAACACAGGATTCACCACAGTCCAGTCCAGAGGAAAGTTTGATCTTCTGAGGTCAGACCATGAGGAGGCTCTACCTGTAATCACAGATCCATGTGTCTTCAACCGCCATTTCATCACAAATGTTTCGGTGGATGAGGTGACGTCCAGTACAGTCACCGTCTACTGGACCACAAGGGACCATCATCGCTACACGCCAGGACTTGGGCCCGGCCTGGAAGAGGTCCACTATCGGATTCTATTCGACAGGTTCGGCACTCCAGACCGCTTCCCCCGCTACGTTTACACTCGTGGCACGGCTCGCTCCGTAACCCTGCGGGAACTGAGCTCGGACGTGACTTACATGGTGTGTGTGGAAGGCGTGGTGGGTGGGTCCGTTTGTCAGGTTGCACCGCGTGACCACTGCACAGGCCTGGTCACTCTCCCCGACGAGGGTGTTCTGACCTCAGACCTCCAGCTGGTGACGGTGGCCACGCTGGCGGGGAACGCCGTGCTGCTGCTCGTCGTTGGCGGCGTCTGGCTCGGGCGGGGCCTGAAGAGGAGGCTGCAGAGACGGAAGTCGGCCGTCCACGTGCGCCACATGTACTCCACCAGGCGACCGTTCCGTCCCGCCATGGCCACCGCCTCACTGTCCGCTGACTTCACCAGCTATCAAAGCAGTCGACCTGCACGACTAGCACCACTAGAGGAAGGGGACCTCATCGAGTTCCCTTGTGACCGTTTCCTTGACAACAGCAGCATTCGCAGAGACAGTGACATGCAGAGGTTCTCTGACTAAAGCCAATACATTCATAAAATCTATACACTTTAAAACAGGAAGATATTGATATTTTATAGTTAGAATCATGTCCACCTTCCAGATGTATAGTTATATTAAAAGTGCCTACGTGTGGCTGTGGACAAACCCAACGCACAATCCCACCATGATTGTGGTGTGTTGTGATTGTGTTGTGGTTATTTTTTGACCACAAAAGACCTTTTTCAGGGACAAGAAAAAACAGCTGAGCTCATCAGTGCCTTTTCAGACACCAGAGGAAGCCCAATCCCTCTGACTTCCTCTTGCTTTCTTTGTGCCTTTCCTCTTTCATTTCCTTGCACCTGCAAATGTCTCTGAAcatcttatttgtttttgaatgcaagtatgtgtgtatgaaagATTCATCACTGATTTCAACTATGGTGCTATATTTGAGTTCACAGACATCatattgtctgattttttttgttgttgtacagTTTGTAATGATGGCTGCTGGTtggcagggggaaaaaaacacttgttttgtATCACATCTGTAAGTCTTTTAtacttttcataaaatgttgcATTACATGAAGAAGTAAAATCCCCAACAATGTGACTAATTTGTCATTTGAGTGTTTATGGATCATATACGCTGTCATACGT is part of the Labrus mixtus chromosome 16, fLabMix1.1, whole genome shotgun sequence genome and encodes:
- the tril gene encoding TLR4 interactor with leucine rich repeats, whose protein sequence is MDTGNFLAGILFFLLSLNGFISSSPAPSFCPDRCECQHPQHLMCTNRGLHAVPEPGTRTSEEVLIFSLGGNFISNISAFDFTRYSNLVRLNLQFNQLQTIHLKAFEKLSKLEELYLGHNLLSNMPPGTLQPLKKLTILYGNNNDINKITAELFANLGNLVKLRLDGNSIEVLQDSVFKSLPSLHYLHLEFNKLQHIHRNAFCQLTNLRFLNLAHNKQSAVRNALTFSQLKALKTLLLSDNEIQHVGNHVFQNLKKLSKLSLSNNRISRLDSEALKGLSCLREFLIDGNELEEIPAGLLDSLERVEELDFSRNRISNVDSLAFSQLTHLRVLKLKNNMLTSLSGDIFSLNNVLYDLDLHGNNWTCDCRLEELKRWMTAAHSQGKLLTVFVQCHYPTTLRGKYLDYVNSSQLQPLGNWTHLCKSQAGPEEGREGGVMLTTEVKGKGMTIKQKERDEGRQVVETEGIHLRRGNRDGSIMRKEEAKMLQQGREEAGIQGDQGGPEVAASSSLQERKKPKKEAAGKRAKGRQRSNIVTTTDPPVTSTPSPAGTQDGNTTDPNTGFTTVQSRGKFDLLRSDHEEALPVITDPCVFNRHFITNVSVDEVTSSTVTVYWTTRDHHRYTPGLGPGLEEVHYRILFDRFGTPDRFPRYVYTRGTARSVTLRELSSDVTYMVCVEGVVGGSVCQVAPRDHCTGLVTLPDEGVLTSDLQLVTVATLAGNAVLLLVVGGVWLGRGLKRRLQRRKSAVHVRHMYSTRRPFRPAMATASLSADFTSYQSSRPARLAPLEEGDLIEFPCDRFLDNSSIRRDSDMQRFSD